From Megalobrama amblycephala isolate DHTTF-2021 linkage group LG8, ASM1881202v1, whole genome shotgun sequence, the proteins below share one genomic window:
- the LOC125274442 gene encoding retinal cone rhodopsin-sensitive cGMP 3',5'-cyclic phosphodiesterase subunit gamma: protein MDAPAPVEKRGPPKFKQRTTRTFKSKAPKPGQKGFGDDIPGMEGLGTDITVVCPWEAFGDMELSDLAKYGIL, encoded by the exons ATGGACGCCCCAGCACCTGTTGAGAAGAGAGGACCACCAAAGTTCAAGCAGAGGACCACTCGCACCTTCAAGAGCAAGGCTCCTAAACCTGGCCAGAAAGGCTTCGGAGATGACATCCCTGGGATGGAGGGTCTCGGCACAG ACATCACTGTGGTTTGCCCATGGGAAGCTTTTGGCGACATGGAGCTCAGTGATCTGGCAAAATATGGAATTTTGTAG
- the LOC125273305 gene encoding retinal cone rhodopsin-sensitive cGMP 3',5'-cyclic phosphodiesterase subunit gamma-like encodes MDAPAPVEKRGPPKFKQRTTRTFKSKAPKPGQKGFGDDIPGMEGLGTDITVVCPWEAFGDMELSDLAKYGIL; translated from the exons ATGGATGCCCCAGCACCTGTTGAGAAGAGAGGACCACCAAAATTCAAACAGAGGACCACTCGCACCTTCAAGAGCAAGGCTCCTAAACCTGGCCAGAAAGGCTTCGGAGATGACATCCCTGGGATGGAGGGTCTCGGCACAG ACATCACTGTGGTTTGCCCATGGGAAGCTTTTGGCGACATGGAGCTCAGTGATCTGGCAAAATATGGAATTTTGTAG
- the LOC125274443 gene encoding NACHT, LRR and PYD domains-containing protein 12-like → MATVLELIHHTLDDLKKDDLKRFKSYLNQDGPIGAGKLEDADVTDIGDIMMKRFGEEEAVKITLNILSKIYQNQLADKLQKKYTEVQKSLEPAVKRTRKQDDFWQQELLKTHKMKMKEKVEHIFECKKENEAHLKDVFTELFITEGDLKEVNQEHEILQIDETIKPHKPEDRPIKCNDVFSLNKNKKKIVLTKGIAGIGKTVSMHKFILDWAEGKANQDIDCVFLLPFRKINCIKDREISLHEFLQRFNPELKDLEASKICKIYSCKLAFIFDGLDESRLTLDFVSGMVTGVEERSSVDELFTSLVNGTLLPSSCVWVTSRPAAANQIPPEYVGLFTEVRGFTDQQKEEYFRKRIKDENHASRMISHIKQSRSLYIMCYIPVFCWITATVFQDIPIENNAENINTTLTEMYIHFLLIQMNMKTQKCDRKTERERSKLLESNKTMILKLAKLAFEQLKKENIVFYEKDLRACGIDVCEDIESTGMLTEIFQQEAGLHEMKVFCFVHLSVQEFLAAVHVFLCYLNKNMDELQFFTDEIQNEVIALHHLLKKAVEKAMQSQKGHLDLFLRFLLGISLESNQKLLIGLFTHTEDSEDSITEITKHINEQLQNQRISPETSVNLFYCLQELNDNSLYTEIQRYIRSSPERKLSSSMCSLMAYVLLMSEEVLDEFNPKKYTNELGGRMNLLPAVRCCRKAILSSSNLNDTWCETVALALRTPNSPLIELDMYNNDLKDSGIKLFSDGLKSPNCQLKTLSLCRCEVTDEGCGYLSSALRLNPSHLRELNLSDNPLGDSGVKRLSDVLKDPNCTLNKLKLWRCKVTDEGCSYLSLALRSNSSHMRELDLSWNRLGESGVKMLSDLLKDPNCTLNNLKLRSCNVREEGCDYLSLALRSNPSHLRELDLSYNPLRDSGVKMLSDLLKDPNCTLNKLILRRCNVTDEGCHYLASALCSNPSHLRELNLSDNPLGESGVNMLSDLLKDPNCTLNKLILQ, encoded by the exons ATGGCAACAGTTTTAGAGCTGATTCATCATACATTAGATGACCTGAAAAAAGATGATCTGAAGAGATTTAAGAGTTACTTAAATCAAGATGGACCCATCGGAGCTGGTAAACTGGAGGATGCTGATGTCACTGATATAGGGGATATAATGATGAAGcgttttggagaagaagaagctGTGAAGATCACACTGAACATCCTGAGTAAGATTTACCAGAACCAGCTGGCTGACAAGTTGCAGAAAAAGTACACTGAAG TGCAAAAATCATTAGAACCAGCTGTGAAACGCACAAGAAAACAAG ATGATTTCTGGCAGCAGGAACTCTTGAAAActcacaaaatgaaaatgaaggaGAAAGTAGAGCATATTTTTGAGTGTAAAAAGGAAAATGAAGCACATCTCAAGGATGTTTTCACTGAACTCTTCATTAcggagggtgatctcaaagaaGTCAATCAAGAACATGAGATTTTGCAGATTGATGAAACCATTAAACCCCATAAACCAGAGGACAGGCCAATCAAATGCAATGATGTATTTAGTCTgaacaaaaataagaaaaagatTGTGCTGACCAAAGGCATCGCTGGCATTGGAAAAACTGTATCAATGCACAAGTTCATTCTGGACTGGGCAGAAGGAAAAGCCAATCAGGACATAGACTGTGTTTTCCTGCTTCCATTCCGAAAGATTAACTGCATTAAAGACAGAGAGATCAGTCTACATGAGTTTCTGCAGAGATTTAATCCTGAACTGAAGGACCTGGAAGCATCAAAGATATGTAAGATATATAGTTGTAAGCTTGCGTTTATCTTTGATGGACTGGATGAGAGTCGACTGACTTTGGATTTTGTCAGTGGAATGGTGACAGGTGTTGAGGAGCGATCATCTGTAGATGAACTGTTTACAAGTCTGGTGAATGGGACTCTGCTCCCATCATCTTGTGTCTGGGTGACCTCACGAccagcagcagccaatcagattcctCCTGAGTATGTAGGGTTGTTCACAGAGGTGCGAGGATTCACTGACCAGCAGAAGGAGGAGTATTTCAGAAAGAGAATCAAAGATGAGAATCACGCCTCCAGAATGATCTCACACATTAAGCAATCTCGTAGTCTCTACATCATGTGTTACATTCCCGTGTTCTGTTGGATCACAGCCACTGTTTTTCAAGACATCCCTATTGAGAACAATGCAGAGAACATCAACACAACACTCACTGAAATGTACATCCACTTCCTGCTGATACAGATGAACATGAAGACCCAGAAGtgtgacagaaaaacagaaagagaACGTTCCAAGCTCTTAGAATCCAACAAAACAATGATTTTGAAGTTAGCTAAACTAGCATTTgaacaactgaagaaagaaaacatAGTGTTCTATGAGAAGGATCTGAGAGCATGTGGTATTGATGTGTGTGAAGACATTGAGTCCACAGGAATGCTCACTGAGATCTTTCAGCAAGAAGCTGGACTTCATGAAATGAAGGTCTTCTGCTTCGTGCATCTGAGTGTTCAAGAGTTCCTTGCTGCAGTGCACGTGTTCCTCTGCTACCTGAACAAGAACATGGATGAGCTGCAGTTTTTCACTGATGAGATACAAAACGAGGTCATTGCTTTACATCATTTACTAAAGAAGGCTGTTGAGAAAGCAATGCAAAGTCAGAAAGGACATTTAGACCTATTTTTACGGTTTCTGCTGGGCATTTCACTGGAATCAAATCAGAAACTGCTCATAGGCCTGTTTACACACACTGAAGACAGCGAAGACAGCATCACAGAAATAACCAAACACATTAATGAACAATTACAAAACCAGCGAATCTCACCTGAAACTTCAGTCAACCTGTTCTACTGCTTACAGGAGCTCAATGACAATTCATTATATACAGAAATACAAAGATACATCAGATCATCTCCAGAAAGAAAACTCTCATCTTCCATGTGCTCATTGATGGCTTATGTACTGCTGATGTCAGAGGAGGTGCTGGATGAGTTCAACCCGAAGAAGTACACGAATGAACTAGGTGGCCGCATGAATCTCCTGCCAGCTGTGAGATGCTGCAGAAAAGCGAT ACTCTCCTCAAGTAATCTCAATGACACCTGGTGTGAAACTGTGGCTTTGGCCCTGCGGACACCAAACTCACCCCTGATAGAGCTGGACATGTATAACAATGACCTGAAGGATTCAGGAATTAAGCTGttctctgatggactgaagagccCAAACTGTCAGCTGAAGACACTGAG ctTGTGTCGCTGTGAGGTGACAGATGAAGGCTGTGGTTATCTGTCTTCAGCTCTGCGTTTAAATCCCTCACATctgagagagctgaatctgaGTGACAATCCCCTGGGAGATTCAGGAGTCAAGAGGCTGTCTGATGTACTGAAGGATCCAAACTGCACACTGAACAAACTCAA attATGGCGCTGTAAGGTGACAGATGAAGGCTGTAGTTATCTGTCTTTAGCTCTGCGTTCAAACTCCTCACAcatgagagagctggatctgagctgGAATCGCCTGGGAGAATCTGGAGTCAAGATGCTCTCAGATCTACTGAAGGATCCAAACTGCACACTAAACAATCTCAA ATTACGGAGCTGTAATGTGAGAGAGGAAGGCTGTGATTATCTGTCTTTAGCTCTGcgttcaaacccctcacacctgagagagctggatctgagctacaatcCCCTGAGAGATTCAGGAGTCAAGATGCTCTCAGATCTACTGAAGGATCCAAACTGCACACTGAACAAACTCAT aTTACGGCGCTGTAATGTAACAGATGAAGGCTGTCATtatctggcttcagctctgtgttcaaacccctcacacctgagagagctgaatctgaGCGACAATCCCCTGGGAGAATCAGGAGTCAATATGCTCTCAGATCTACTGAAGGATCCAAACTGCACACTGAACAAACTCAT ACTCCAGTAA